Proteins encoded together in one Nostoc sp. PCC 7524 window:
- a CDS encoding peptidoglycan-binding domain-containing protein, giving the protein MWCGFNKSSMVIGAACLVTASVIVSNTTFAARQRNYTPQEFRAVLRGLGYNVKVTNAPLTDKETKAAISEFQKGYKLTVDGIAGPKTQDFAATIVQILQGNLNAVLKPKQPLPRDQFYSDRTEDLVKEYQKKHKLQETGIANLALRQKLDKEAKEIINQPGTKPSPTPTATPTSTPSPTPTATPTSTPSPTPTATPTSTPSPTPTATPTSTPSPTPTATPTSTPSPTPTATPTSTPSPTPTATP; this is encoded by the coding sequence ATGTGGTGTGGGTTTAACAAATCAAGTATGGTCATAGGCGCTGCTTGTTTGGTTACTGCTAGTGTAATCGTTTCAAATACAACTTTTGCGGCTCGTCAACGTAACTATACACCCCAGGAATTTCGTGCTGTGTTGCGGGGATTAGGCTATAACGTCAAAGTGACAAATGCACCCCTCACTGATAAGGAAACAAAAGCAGCAATCAGTGAATTTCAAAAAGGCTACAAGCTAACCGTCGATGGCATAGCCGGGCCGAAAACCCAAGATTTTGCTGCTACTATCGTGCAGATTCTCCAAGGCAACTTAAATGCTGTACTTAAACCTAAACAGCCATTGCCTCGTGATCAGTTTTACAGCGATCGCACAGAAGATTTAGTTAAAGAGTATCAGAAAAAGCATAAACTACAAGAAACTGGTATTGCTAATTTGGCACTTCGTCAAAAGCTAGACAAAGAGGCGAAGGAAATCATTAATCAGCCTGGTACTAAGCCATCGCCAACGCCAACGGCTACACCAACTTCTACACCATCACCAACGCCAACGGCTACACCAACTTCTACACCATCACCAACGCCAACGGCTACACCAACTTCTACACCATCACCAACGCCAACGGCTACACCAACTTCTACACCATCACCAACGCCAACGGCTACACCAACTTCTACACCATCACCAACGCCAACGGCTACACCAACTTCTACACCGTCACCAACGCCAACAGCTACACCGTAG